From Vitis vinifera cultivar Pinot Noir 40024 chromosome 5, ASM3070453v1, the proteins below share one genomic window:
- the LOC100247804 gene encoding uncharacterized protein LOC100247804: MVLLSWKGRMENKFVNGPKDGQVKEDMLNSLGEDRESAQGNDLDFSESKSKRLARKGRSEQAVILNVKKLQSRGSVKVESFTHGLNNRMPKHIMSLDERYLRRCLELIHISASKAAPCNISLNLSSLKMGIFSDTLNLPKFRGRNTCDMSKLVIECPVATGTGDVVVSPAGQWVVGTLMGSKSMMKILKSPLFRQFGALEDDVKFGGTSLIDAKGAMCTDFISSPGGLSIRSPQNLPKGNISQGNHRYGPEAVHKRLISTSSTNSTCSDQSPSSGFATVSQGMLQCTWKGGIPHFVFSVDDQREVYVANQWKAELPDDKALDCMYLFHSRTGGQKEHKIPDNKADLVGKMKVSSSFTLCPNDSKIMETEFVFFGGRENYASKMQTSSSIIRKNKGLSKKVVEVFRTSHSSKQRTTSKFGGTTAILENDSWEQCQDTCNNPSALGRTNLLENDLPPNLELAAIVVKDHLPGKRQEAEVGGWGLKFLKKVGLKQNSASLEASLPSECCLRSTGDCSTSMDILVPAGIHGGPRTRNGGPSSLIERWRSGGHCDCGGWDIGCPLTVLKTRATKEEFSHHTDIQEEYKSFDLFAQGSELSAPILRVVNVHDGLYFIHFRSMLSALQSFSIAVAIIHTRSPILRPKTV; the protein is encoded by the exons ATGGTGCTACTTAGTTGGAAGGGAAGAATGGAAAATAAGTTTGTTAATGGGCCAAAAGATGGCCAAGTGAAAGAAGATATGTTGAATAGCTTAGGAGAAGATAGAGAATCAGCACAAGGCaatgatttggatttttctgaaTCCAAATCCAAGAGGCTGGCAAGAAAAGGAAGATCAGAGCAAGCAGTGATATTGAATGTTAAGAAATTGCAATCTAGAGGAAGTGTTAAGGTGGAATCATTTACTCATGGCTTGAATAATAGGATGCCAAAGCATATTATGAGTTTGGATGAAAGATATCTCCGTCGCTGCCTGGAACTGATACATATCAGTGCATCAAAAGCTGCTCCGTGTAACATATCTTTGAACTTAAGCTCCCTGAAGATGGGCATTTTTTCTGACACTTTGAATTTGCCTAAATTTAGAGGTAGAAATACTTGTGATATGTCTAAGCTTGTAATTGAATGTCCAGTGGCAACTGGAACTGGGGATGTAGTTGTAAGCCCTGCAGGACAGTGGGTTGTTGGTACACTCATGGGAAGTAAGAgtatgatgaaaatattgaagagTCCTCTGTTTCGCCAATTTGGTGCATTAGAGGATGATGTCAAATTTGGAGGAACAAGTCTGATTGATGCTAAAGGAGCAATGTGCACTGATTTCATTAGCTCTCCTGGTGGGTTAAGCATCAGGTCACCACAGAATTTACCCAAGGGGAATATTTCACAAGGAAATCATAGATATGGACCTGAAGCCGTACATAAAAGGCTTATTTCAACATCCAGTACAAACTCAACATGCTCAGATCAGTCTCCTTCTTCTGGTTTTGCCACTGTTTCTCAGGGAATGCTCCAATGCACATGGAAGGGTGGAATTCcacattttgttttctctgtggACGATCAGAGGGAGGTCTATGTAGCCAACCAGTGGAAGGCTGAGCTACCAGATGATAAAGCTTTGGACTGCATGTACTTGTTTCATTCCAGAACAGGTGGCCAAAAGGAACACAAGATTCCTGATAATAAAGCAGATCTTGTAGGTAAAATGAAAGTGtcgtcttctttcacactttgcCCAAATGATTCAAAAATCATGGAGACTGAgtttgttttctttggtggtagagaaaattatgcCTCTAAGATGCAAACTTCCAGTAGCATCATTAGGAAGAATAAGGGGTTGTCAAAGAAGGTGGTGGAAGTGTTCAGAACCAGTCACTCATCCAAGCAGAGGACTACTTCCAAATTTGGTGGAACGACTGCCATACTAGAAAATGACTCTTGGGAACAATGCCAAGATACATGCAACAATCCCAGTGCACTAGGTAGGACAAATCTTTTAGAAAATGATCTTCCACCAAATCTTGAATTGGCTGCCATAGTCGTGAAAGACCATCTTCCTGGCAAGCGTCAGGAGGCAGAAGTTGGAGGTTGGGGTTTGAAATTTCTCAAGAAGGTTGGGCTTAAGCAAAACTCTGCTTCTCTAGAAGCGTCACTACCTTCAGAATGCTGTCTACGTAGTACAGGTGATTGTTCTACAAGCATGGACATTCTTGTCCCTGCTGGTATTCATGGTGGACCAAGAACCAGAAATGGTGGTCCTTCTAGTCTTATTGAAAGGTGGAGATCTGGTGGACACTGTGACTGTGGTGGCTGGGATATTGGGTGCCCACTCACAGTACTCAAAACTAGAGCAACCAAAGAAGAGTTTTCACACCACACAGATATCCAAGAGGAATACAAGTCATTTGATCTTTTTGCACAG GGTTCAGAGCTCAGTGCACCTATCTTGAGGGTGGTAAACGTGCATGATGGTTTGTATTTTATTCATTTCCGATCAATGCTGTCAGCTCTGCAGTCTTTCTCAATTGCAGTGGCAATTATTCATACTCGGAGTCCCATTCTCCGACCCAAAACTGTATAG
- the LOC100242670 gene encoding uncharacterized protein LOC100242670 isoform X2, which translates to MVGLCLKELDSNSLKKNMKNCSLGLLKDKDDISSPISAQLFEFFNSELFPETLQSSGGTSSSNGCCEDNSSYPTTLPLPPEISKFTSNHETATLPLPSDINKFNSNHENNATTATTTSTTTTASNNSNLSIIFDSQEEIDNDISASIGFSPSPPFSVPPFFNPQSEQFDISPIPPQIQITDTVVDGLSQYPPDPAPALIGPPLPSVCEEECLSSIPLPYMRLNPSSPSCSFIEPATMGSYLLGNFTAALSADSCGIFSGGVLMAPELQAQELEYQGDNGGIYCQDSMQRVFNSSELQALSNENQQLVGGGGTTTPLASEMSSLEESTFKVGKLSVEQRKEKIHRYMKKRNERNFSKKIKTLADSRPRVRGRFAKNDDFGEAPRASGGHHDEDDEEDMGMKEEDELVDSSDILAHISGVNSFKCTFPIQSWI; encoded by the exons ATGGTTGGTTTGTGTCTGAAAGAATTGGATTcaaattcattaaagaaaaacatgaagaatTGTTCTTTAGGTTTGCTTAAAGACAAG GATGATATTTCCAGCCCAATAAGTGCTcaactttttgaatttttcaacTCCGAATTATTCCCGGAAACCCTACAAAGCTCTGGAGGCACTTCCTCTTCAAATGGTTGTTGTGAAGACAACTCCTCTTATCCCACAACTCTTCCCTTGCCTCCAGAAATAAGCAAGTTCACTAGCAACCATGAAACCGCAACTCTTCCTTTGCCTTCAGACATAAACAAGTTCAATAGCAACCATGAAAATAATGCCACCACTGCCACAACCACCTCGACCACCACAACCGCTAGCAACAATAGCAATCTCTCTATAATCTTTGATTCTCAAGAGGAAATAGATAACGATATTTCTGCTTCAATAGGCTTTTCTCCATCCCCTCCATTTTCTGTTCCTCCATTTTTCAATCCCCAATCTGAGCAGTTCGATATCTCTCCTATACCACCTCAAATACAGATAACGGATACTGTTGTTGATGGGCTCTCACAGTATCCTCCTGACCCTGCTCCCGCTCTTATCGGCCCTCCATTACCATCAGTATGTGAAGAGGAGTGCTTGTCTTCCATCCCTCTTCCATACATGCGTCTCAACCCGTCATCTCCTTCGTGCTCTTTCATCGAGCCGGCCACCATGGGATCTTACCTGCTGGGGAATTTTACCGCTGCATTATCTGCAGACAGTTGTGGTATTTTCTCTGGGGGTGTTCTTATGGCTCCTGAATTGCAAGCACAAGAATTGGAGTACCAAGGCGATAACGGTGGAATTTATTGTCAAGACTCGATGCAGCGGGTTTTCAACTCTTCAGAGCTACAG GCACTTAGTAATGAGAACCAGCAGCTGGTGGGTGGAGGTGGGACTACTACTCCTTTAGCATCAGAGATGTCAAGTTTGGAAGAATCCACTTTCAAGGTTGGAAAACTCTCTGTGGAGCAAAGGAAAGAGAAGATCCATAGATACATGAAGAAAAGGAACGAGAGGAATTTCAGCAAGAAAATCAAg ACACTGGCAGACAGCAGACCACGAGTTAGAGGAAGATTTGCCAAAAATGATGACTTTGGAGAGGCCCCTAGAGCCAGTGGTGGACACCATGATGAGGATGACGAGGAAGAT ATGGGTatgaaagaagaagatgaacTGGTTGATTCCTCAGATATCCTGGCACATATCAGTGGTGTGAACTCCTTCAAATGCACTTTTCCCATCCAATCCTGGATTTGA
- the LOC100242670 gene encoding uncharacterized protein LOC100242670 isoform X1, giving the protein MVGLCLKELDSNSLKKNMKNCSLGLLKDKDDISSPISAQLFEFFNSELFPETLQSSGGTSSSNGCCEDNSSYPTTLPLPPEISKFTSNHETATLPLPSDINKFNSNHENNATTATTTSTTTTASNNSNLSIIFDSQEEIDNDISASIGFSPSPPFSVPPFFNPQSEQFDISPIPPQIQITDTVVDGLSQYPPDPAPALIGPPLPSVCEEECLSSIPLPYMRLNPSSPSCSFIEPATMGSYLLGNFTAALSADSCGIFSGGVLMAPELQAQELEYQGDNGGIYCQDSMQRVFNSSELQALSNENQQLVGGGGTTTPLASEMSSLEESTFKVGKLSVEQRKEKIHRYMKKRNERNFSKKIKYACRKTLADSRPRVRGRFAKNDDFGEAPRASGGHHDEDDEEDMGMKEEDELVDSSDILAHISGVNSFKCTFPIQSWI; this is encoded by the exons ATGGTTGGTTTGTGTCTGAAAGAATTGGATTcaaattcattaaagaaaaacatgaagaatTGTTCTTTAGGTTTGCTTAAAGACAAG GATGATATTTCCAGCCCAATAAGTGCTcaactttttgaatttttcaacTCCGAATTATTCCCGGAAACCCTACAAAGCTCTGGAGGCACTTCCTCTTCAAATGGTTGTTGTGAAGACAACTCCTCTTATCCCACAACTCTTCCCTTGCCTCCAGAAATAAGCAAGTTCACTAGCAACCATGAAACCGCAACTCTTCCTTTGCCTTCAGACATAAACAAGTTCAATAGCAACCATGAAAATAATGCCACCACTGCCACAACCACCTCGACCACCACAACCGCTAGCAACAATAGCAATCTCTCTATAATCTTTGATTCTCAAGAGGAAATAGATAACGATATTTCTGCTTCAATAGGCTTTTCTCCATCCCCTCCATTTTCTGTTCCTCCATTTTTCAATCCCCAATCTGAGCAGTTCGATATCTCTCCTATACCACCTCAAATACAGATAACGGATACTGTTGTTGATGGGCTCTCACAGTATCCTCCTGACCCTGCTCCCGCTCTTATCGGCCCTCCATTACCATCAGTATGTGAAGAGGAGTGCTTGTCTTCCATCCCTCTTCCATACATGCGTCTCAACCCGTCATCTCCTTCGTGCTCTTTCATCGAGCCGGCCACCATGGGATCTTACCTGCTGGGGAATTTTACCGCTGCATTATCTGCAGACAGTTGTGGTATTTTCTCTGGGGGTGTTCTTATGGCTCCTGAATTGCAAGCACAAGAATTGGAGTACCAAGGCGATAACGGTGGAATTTATTGTCAAGACTCGATGCAGCGGGTTTTCAACTCTTCAGAGCTACAG GCACTTAGTAATGAGAACCAGCAGCTGGTGGGTGGAGGTGGGACTACTACTCCTTTAGCATCAGAGATGTCAAGTTTGGAAGAATCCACTTTCAAGGTTGGAAAACTCTCTGTGGAGCAAAGGAAAGAGAAGATCCATAGATACATGAAGAAAAGGAACGAGAGGAATTTCAGCAAGAAAATCAAg tATGCATGTCGCAAGACACTGGCAGACAGCAGACCACGAGTTAGAGGAAGATTTGCCAAAAATGATGACTTTGGAGAGGCCCCTAGAGCCAGTGGTGGACACCATGATGAGGATGACGAGGAAGAT ATGGGTatgaaagaagaagatgaacTGGTTGATTCCTCAGATATCCTGGCACATATCAGTGGTGTGAACTCCTTCAAATGCACTTTTCCCATCCAATCCTGGATTTGA
- the LOC100242670 gene encoding uncharacterized protein LOC100242670 isoform X5 has protein sequence MDDISSPISAQLFEFFNSELFPETLQSSGGTSSSNGCCEDNSSYPTTLPLPPEISKFTSNHETATLPLPSDINKFNSNHENNATTATTTSTTTTASNNSNLSIIFDSQEEIDNDISASIGFSPSPPFSVPPFFNPQSEQFDISPIPPQIQITDTVVDGLSQYPPDPAPALIGPPLPSVCEEECLSSIPLPYMRLNPSSPSCSFIEPATMGSYLLGNFTAALSADSCGIFSGGVLMAPELQAQELEYQGDNGGIYCQDSMQRVFNSSELQALSNENQQLVGGGGTTTPLASEMSSLEESTFKVGKLSVEQRKEKIHRYMKKRNERNFSKKIKYACRKTLADSRPRVRGRFAKNDDFGEAPRASGGHHDEDDEEDMGMKEEDELVDSSDILAHISGVNSFKCTFPIQSWI, from the exons ATG GATGATATTTCCAGCCCAATAAGTGCTcaactttttgaatttttcaacTCCGAATTATTCCCGGAAACCCTACAAAGCTCTGGAGGCACTTCCTCTTCAAATGGTTGTTGTGAAGACAACTCCTCTTATCCCACAACTCTTCCCTTGCCTCCAGAAATAAGCAAGTTCACTAGCAACCATGAAACCGCAACTCTTCCTTTGCCTTCAGACATAAACAAGTTCAATAGCAACCATGAAAATAATGCCACCACTGCCACAACCACCTCGACCACCACAACCGCTAGCAACAATAGCAATCTCTCTATAATCTTTGATTCTCAAGAGGAAATAGATAACGATATTTCTGCTTCAATAGGCTTTTCTCCATCCCCTCCATTTTCTGTTCCTCCATTTTTCAATCCCCAATCTGAGCAGTTCGATATCTCTCCTATACCACCTCAAATACAGATAACGGATACTGTTGTTGATGGGCTCTCACAGTATCCTCCTGACCCTGCTCCCGCTCTTATCGGCCCTCCATTACCATCAGTATGTGAAGAGGAGTGCTTGTCTTCCATCCCTCTTCCATACATGCGTCTCAACCCGTCATCTCCTTCGTGCTCTTTCATCGAGCCGGCCACCATGGGATCTTACCTGCTGGGGAATTTTACCGCTGCATTATCTGCAGACAGTTGTGGTATTTTCTCTGGGGGTGTTCTTATGGCTCCTGAATTGCAAGCACAAGAATTGGAGTACCAAGGCGATAACGGTGGAATTTATTGTCAAGACTCGATGCAGCGGGTTTTCAACTCTTCAGAGCTACAG GCACTTAGTAATGAGAACCAGCAGCTGGTGGGTGGAGGTGGGACTACTACTCCTTTAGCATCAGAGATGTCAAGTTTGGAAGAATCCACTTTCAAGGTTGGAAAACTCTCTGTGGAGCAAAGGAAAGAGAAGATCCATAGATACATGAAGAAAAGGAACGAGAGGAATTTCAGCAAGAAAATCAAg tATGCATGTCGCAAGACACTGGCAGACAGCAGACCACGAGTTAGAGGAAGATTTGCCAAAAATGATGACTTTGGAGAGGCCCCTAGAGCCAGTGGTGGACACCATGATGAGGATGACGAGGAAGAT ATGGGTatgaaagaagaagatgaacTGGTTGATTCCTCAGATATCCTGGCACATATCAGTGGTGTGAACTCCTTCAAATGCACTTTTCCCATCCAATCCTGGATTTGA
- the LOC100242670 gene encoding uncharacterized protein LOC100242670 isoform X4, whose translation MLQDVVHPPQPHLPIDDISSPISAQLFEFFNSELFPETLQSSGGTSSSNGCCEDNSSYPTTLPLPPEISKFTSNHETATLPLPSDINKFNSNHENNATTATTTSTTTTASNNSNLSIIFDSQEEIDNDISASIGFSPSPPFSVPPFFNPQSEQFDISPIPPQIQITDTVVDGLSQYPPDPAPALIGPPLPSVCEEECLSSIPLPYMRLNPSSPSCSFIEPATMGSYLLGNFTAALSADSCGIFSGGVLMAPELQAQELEYQGDNGGIYCQDSMQRVFNSSELQALSNENQQLVGGGGTTTPLASEMSSLEESTFKVGKLSVEQRKEKIHRYMKKRNERNFSKKIKTLADSRPRVRGRFAKNDDFGEAPRASGGHHDEDDEEDMGMKEEDELVDSSDILAHISGVNSFKCTFPIQSWI comes from the exons ATGCTGCAAGACGTCGTTCATCCGCCCCAGCCTCACCTTCCCATC GATGATATTTCCAGCCCAATAAGTGCTcaactttttgaatttttcaacTCCGAATTATTCCCGGAAACCCTACAAAGCTCTGGAGGCACTTCCTCTTCAAATGGTTGTTGTGAAGACAACTCCTCTTATCCCACAACTCTTCCCTTGCCTCCAGAAATAAGCAAGTTCACTAGCAACCATGAAACCGCAACTCTTCCTTTGCCTTCAGACATAAACAAGTTCAATAGCAACCATGAAAATAATGCCACCACTGCCACAACCACCTCGACCACCACAACCGCTAGCAACAATAGCAATCTCTCTATAATCTTTGATTCTCAAGAGGAAATAGATAACGATATTTCTGCTTCAATAGGCTTTTCTCCATCCCCTCCATTTTCTGTTCCTCCATTTTTCAATCCCCAATCTGAGCAGTTCGATATCTCTCCTATACCACCTCAAATACAGATAACGGATACTGTTGTTGATGGGCTCTCACAGTATCCTCCTGACCCTGCTCCCGCTCTTATCGGCCCTCCATTACCATCAGTATGTGAAGAGGAGTGCTTGTCTTCCATCCCTCTTCCATACATGCGTCTCAACCCGTCATCTCCTTCGTGCTCTTTCATCGAGCCGGCCACCATGGGATCTTACCTGCTGGGGAATTTTACCGCTGCATTATCTGCAGACAGTTGTGGTATTTTCTCTGGGGGTGTTCTTATGGCTCCTGAATTGCAAGCACAAGAATTGGAGTACCAAGGCGATAACGGTGGAATTTATTGTCAAGACTCGATGCAGCGGGTTTTCAACTCTTCAGAGCTACAG GCACTTAGTAATGAGAACCAGCAGCTGGTGGGTGGAGGTGGGACTACTACTCCTTTAGCATCAGAGATGTCAAGTTTGGAAGAATCCACTTTCAAGGTTGGAAAACTCTCTGTGGAGCAAAGGAAAGAGAAGATCCATAGATACATGAAGAAAAGGAACGAGAGGAATTTCAGCAAGAAAATCAAg ACACTGGCAGACAGCAGACCACGAGTTAGAGGAAGATTTGCCAAAAATGATGACTTTGGAGAGGCCCCTAGAGCCAGTGGTGGACACCATGATGAGGATGACGAGGAAGAT ATGGGTatgaaagaagaagatgaacTGGTTGATTCCTCAGATATCCTGGCACATATCAGTGGTGTGAACTCCTTCAAATGCACTTTTCCCATCCAATCCTGGATTTGA
- the LOC100242670 gene encoding uncharacterized protein LOC100242670 isoform X3 yields the protein MLQDVVHPPQPHLPIDDISSPISAQLFEFFNSELFPETLQSSGGTSSSNGCCEDNSSYPTTLPLPPEISKFTSNHETATLPLPSDINKFNSNHENNATTATTTSTTTTASNNSNLSIIFDSQEEIDNDISASIGFSPSPPFSVPPFFNPQSEQFDISPIPPQIQITDTVVDGLSQYPPDPAPALIGPPLPSVCEEECLSSIPLPYMRLNPSSPSCSFIEPATMGSYLLGNFTAALSADSCGIFSGGVLMAPELQAQELEYQGDNGGIYCQDSMQRVFNSSELQALSNENQQLVGGGGTTTPLASEMSSLEESTFKVGKLSVEQRKEKIHRYMKKRNERNFSKKIKYACRKTLADSRPRVRGRFAKNDDFGEAPRASGGHHDEDDEEDMGMKEEDELVDSSDILAHISGVNSFKCTFPIQSWI from the exons ATGCTGCAAGACGTCGTTCATCCGCCCCAGCCTCACCTTCCCATC GATGATATTTCCAGCCCAATAAGTGCTcaactttttgaatttttcaacTCCGAATTATTCCCGGAAACCCTACAAAGCTCTGGAGGCACTTCCTCTTCAAATGGTTGTTGTGAAGACAACTCCTCTTATCCCACAACTCTTCCCTTGCCTCCAGAAATAAGCAAGTTCACTAGCAACCATGAAACCGCAACTCTTCCTTTGCCTTCAGACATAAACAAGTTCAATAGCAACCATGAAAATAATGCCACCACTGCCACAACCACCTCGACCACCACAACCGCTAGCAACAATAGCAATCTCTCTATAATCTTTGATTCTCAAGAGGAAATAGATAACGATATTTCTGCTTCAATAGGCTTTTCTCCATCCCCTCCATTTTCTGTTCCTCCATTTTTCAATCCCCAATCTGAGCAGTTCGATATCTCTCCTATACCACCTCAAATACAGATAACGGATACTGTTGTTGATGGGCTCTCACAGTATCCTCCTGACCCTGCTCCCGCTCTTATCGGCCCTCCATTACCATCAGTATGTGAAGAGGAGTGCTTGTCTTCCATCCCTCTTCCATACATGCGTCTCAACCCGTCATCTCCTTCGTGCTCTTTCATCGAGCCGGCCACCATGGGATCTTACCTGCTGGGGAATTTTACCGCTGCATTATCTGCAGACAGTTGTGGTATTTTCTCTGGGGGTGTTCTTATGGCTCCTGAATTGCAAGCACAAGAATTGGAGTACCAAGGCGATAACGGTGGAATTTATTGTCAAGACTCGATGCAGCGGGTTTTCAACTCTTCAGAGCTACAG GCACTTAGTAATGAGAACCAGCAGCTGGTGGGTGGAGGTGGGACTACTACTCCTTTAGCATCAGAGATGTCAAGTTTGGAAGAATCCACTTTCAAGGTTGGAAAACTCTCTGTGGAGCAAAGGAAAGAGAAGATCCATAGATACATGAAGAAAAGGAACGAGAGGAATTTCAGCAAGAAAATCAAg tATGCATGTCGCAAGACACTGGCAGACAGCAGACCACGAGTTAGAGGAAGATTTGCCAAAAATGATGACTTTGGAGAGGCCCCTAGAGCCAGTGGTGGACACCATGATGAGGATGACGAGGAAGAT ATGGGTatgaaagaagaagatgaacTGGTTGATTCCTCAGATATCCTGGCACATATCAGTGGTGTGAACTCCTTCAAATGCACTTTTCCCATCCAATCCTGGATTTGA
- the LOC100242670 gene encoding uncharacterized protein LOC100242670 isoform X6, protein MVGLCLKELDSNSLKKNMKNCSLGLLKDKDDISSPISAQLFEFFNSELFPETLQSSGGTSSSNGCCEDNSSYPTTLPLPPEISKFTSNHETATLPLPSDINKFNSNHENNATTATTTSTTTTASNNSNLSIIFDSQEEIDNDISASIGFSPSPPFSVPPFFNPQSEQFDISPIPPQIQITDTVVDGLSQYPPDPAPALIGPPLPSVCEEECLSSIPLPYMRLNPSSPSCSFIEPATMGSYLLGNFTAALSADSCGIFSGGVLMAPELQAQELEYQGDNGGIYCQDSMQRVFNSSELQALSNENQQLVGGGGTTTPLASEMSSLEESTFKVGKLSVEQRKEKIHRYMKKRNERNFSKKIKTADHELEEDLPKMMTLERPLEPVVDTMMRMTRKIWV, encoded by the exons ATGGTTGGTTTGTGTCTGAAAGAATTGGATTcaaattcattaaagaaaaacatgaagaatTGTTCTTTAGGTTTGCTTAAAGACAAG GATGATATTTCCAGCCCAATAAGTGCTcaactttttgaatttttcaacTCCGAATTATTCCCGGAAACCCTACAAAGCTCTGGAGGCACTTCCTCTTCAAATGGTTGTTGTGAAGACAACTCCTCTTATCCCACAACTCTTCCCTTGCCTCCAGAAATAAGCAAGTTCACTAGCAACCATGAAACCGCAACTCTTCCTTTGCCTTCAGACATAAACAAGTTCAATAGCAACCATGAAAATAATGCCACCACTGCCACAACCACCTCGACCACCACAACCGCTAGCAACAATAGCAATCTCTCTATAATCTTTGATTCTCAAGAGGAAATAGATAACGATATTTCTGCTTCAATAGGCTTTTCTCCATCCCCTCCATTTTCTGTTCCTCCATTTTTCAATCCCCAATCTGAGCAGTTCGATATCTCTCCTATACCACCTCAAATACAGATAACGGATACTGTTGTTGATGGGCTCTCACAGTATCCTCCTGACCCTGCTCCCGCTCTTATCGGCCCTCCATTACCATCAGTATGTGAAGAGGAGTGCTTGTCTTCCATCCCTCTTCCATACATGCGTCTCAACCCGTCATCTCCTTCGTGCTCTTTCATCGAGCCGGCCACCATGGGATCTTACCTGCTGGGGAATTTTACCGCTGCATTATCTGCAGACAGTTGTGGTATTTTCTCTGGGGGTGTTCTTATGGCTCCTGAATTGCAAGCACAAGAATTGGAGTACCAAGGCGATAACGGTGGAATTTATTGTCAAGACTCGATGCAGCGGGTTTTCAACTCTTCAGAGCTACAG GCACTTAGTAATGAGAACCAGCAGCTGGTGGGTGGAGGTGGGACTACTACTCCTTTAGCATCAGAGATGTCAAGTTTGGAAGAATCCACTTTCAAGGTTGGAAAACTCTCTGTGGAGCAAAGGAAAGAGAAGATCCATAGATACATGAAGAAAAGGAACGAGAGGAATTTCAGCAAGAAAATCAAg ACAGCAGACCACGAGTTAGAGGAAGATTTGCCAAAAATGATGACTTTGGAGAGGCCCCTAGAGCCAGTGGTGGACACCATGATGAGGATGACGAGGAAGAT ATGGGTatga